In the Acanthopagrus latus isolate v.2019 chromosome 23, fAcaLat1.1, whole genome shotgun sequence genome, one interval contains:
- the fscn1a gene encoding fascin actin-bundling protein 1a has protein sequence MTTNGASNGTSDMLQIQFGLINCGNKYLTAETFGFKINASATSMKKKQIWTLEQSDESSGNVFSLKSHLGRYIAADKDGNVTGDSESPGPECRFIITAHDDGRWSLQSEAHGRYLGGTEDRIICFAQTASVAEKWSVHIAMHPQVNIFSMTRKRYAHLSSKVDEIAIDRDVPWGVDSMITLVFREQRYHLQTSDNRFLRNDGALVATTDKSTGYTLEFRSGKVAFRDCSGKYLAPSGPSGTMKSGKSARVGKDELFVLEQSHPQVVLTAANERNVSTRQGMDLSANQDEEGDQEVFQVEICRENRKCAFRTAAGKYWTLTANGGLQCTASTKSTNCYFDIEWRGKRLTLRAANGKYVAAKKNGQLAATMDSAGETEEFIMKLINRPIIVLRGEHGFIGCRKVTGTLDSNRSTYDYFTLAFRDGAYSLQDSTGKYWMVGNEQSVVSSSDTPVDFLFEFCDYNKLAVRHAADSKYLRGDHAGVLKANADDLETATLWEY, from the exons ATGACAACCAACGGCGCGTCCAACGGAACCAGCGACATGCTGCAGATCCAGTTCGGTCTGATCAACTGCGGGAACAAATACCTCACGGCGGAGACCTTCGGCTTCAAAATCAACGCCTCCGCCACGAGCATGAAGAAGAAGCAGATCTGGACCCTGGAGCAGAGTGACGAGTCCAGCGGGAACGTGTTCTCTCTCAAGTCACATCTGGGCCGGTACATCGCCGCCGACAAGGACGGGAACGTTACCGGGGACAGCGAGAGCCCGGGCCCGGAGTGCCGGTTCATCATCACCGCCCATGATGACGGCCGCTGGTCCCTGCAGTCCGAGGCGCACGGCCGCTACCTGGGCGGCACCGAGGACCGGATCATCTGCTTCGCCCAGACCGCATCTGTGGCGGAGAAATGGAGCGTGCACATCGCCATGCACCCGCAGGTGAACATCTTCAGCATGACGCGCAAGCGGTACGCGCACCTGAGCTCCAAGGTGGACGAGATCGCCATCGACCGGGACGTCCCGTGGGGGGTGGACTCCATGATCACGCTGGTGTTCCGCGAGCAGCGCTACCACCTGCAGACCTCCGACAACCGCTTCCTGCGGAACGACGGCGCGCTGGTCGCCACCACGGACAAGAGCACGGGCTACACGCTGGAGTTCCGCTCCGGCAAGGTGGCGTTCAGGGACTGTAGCGGCAAGTACCTCGCGCCCTCCGGGCCCTCCGGCACCATGAAGTCCGGCAAGAGCGCGCGCGTGGGCAAGGACGAGCTGTTCGTGCTGGAGCAGAGCCACCCGCAGGTCGTGCTCACCGCCGCCAACGAGAGGAACGTCTCCACCCGGCAAG GTATGGACCTGTCGGCCAATCAGGACGAGGAGGGCGACCAGGAGGTGTTCCAGGTGGAGATCTGTcgtgaaaacaggaagtgtgctTTCAGGACCGCCGCTGGAAAATATTGGACCCTGACTGCCAACGGCGGCCTGCAGTGCACAGCCTCCACCAA gtcaaCTAATTGCTACTTTGACATTGAGTGGCGTGGGAAGAGGCTGACTCTCCGGGCCGCTAATGGGAAATACGTCGCCGCCAAGAAAAACGGCCAGCTCGCAGCCACCATGGACTCTGCCG GTGAGACCGAGGAGTTCATCATGAAGCTGATCAACCGCCCGATCATCGTGCTGCGCGGCGAGCACGGCTTCATCGGCTGCAGAAAGGTGACGGGGACGCTGGACTCCAACCGCTCCACCTACGACTACTTCACTCTGGCATTCAGAGACGGCGCCTACAGTCTGCAAG aCTCAACGGGTAAATACTGGATGGTGGGGAACGAGCAGTCGGTGGTGAGCAGCAGCGACACGCCCGTCGACTTCCTCTTCGAGTTCTGCGACTACAACAAGTTGGCCGTCCGCCACGCCGCCGACAGCAAGTACCTCCGCGGCGACCACGCCGGCGTGCTGAAGGCCAACGCCGACGACCTGGAGACCGCCACGCTCTGGGAGTACTGA